One genomic segment of Candidatus Binataceae bacterium includes these proteins:
- a CDS encoding VWA domain-containing protein codes for MGDAGEKTQELYAIKGVVTKFMRMLFPLEFRIDSIANTSPMLPFQYPLVPGEMIYLPEKVEPLGKPGGAYNYYFVTTAHLAARHDFGTFRLKLADLPGFEERAETGVEAIDSFVASFDDPALAGALMRLGEAARIDAELARRYRGLAPRIAQVNEALLESMPPDSLSTMLLRGALDLLGGDDEIVPSFARMAATFFAPLRERHADVLTTAQQTTSLYKWIEDLIARAREAGEGEPLSGDADRMRNDLISSRMKAAEGPDGSMGEDGEEADGGGEPDQKLSMETSGQQSKGSKGRALSPEELRKLIEQGAQIRPSQGDGNVDGEGMYLTQLTGKQMSELEQMREQLAEVGSMTGQGRLMLARNRQDSYYAYDEWDYVLGDYRRNWCRLREIPLAGDDGDFYNSTLSRYSELLPIIRRNFQRIRPASYRMVRGLEDGEEIDLDRSIEARVSRRMGEIPDPRVYKARKKESRDVATLFLLDMSASTDEPIHREPRKYNEDDDPDDWMKAWQRRPQAAQRPRRIIDVNKEALVIMAQSLEELGDQYAIMGFSGHGRDNVEFYVIKEFDQELSDEVRARVGAVEPKRSTRMGAAIRHVREKFKDVNSRAKHVILLSDGFPQDFDYGHDRRSNAYGIQDTMVALKELELAGVLPFCITVDKTGHDYLRQMCQSSRYLVIEDITSLPRQLPKVYEQVVRW; via the coding sequence ATGGGTGACGCCGGCGAAAAGACTCAGGAACTATACGCGATCAAAGGGGTCGTGACGAAATTCATGCGGATGCTGTTTCCGCTCGAGTTTCGAATCGACTCGATCGCGAATACCAGCCCGATGCTGCCGTTTCAGTATCCGCTCGTCCCGGGCGAGATGATCTATCTGCCCGAGAAAGTGGAGCCCTTGGGCAAGCCTGGCGGCGCTTACAACTATTATTTCGTGACCACGGCCCACCTCGCGGCGCGGCACGACTTTGGCACCTTCAGGCTTAAGCTTGCAGACTTACCGGGATTCGAGGAACGCGCGGAAACTGGGGTGGAAGCGATCGACAGCTTTGTCGCCTCGTTCGACGATCCCGCCTTAGCTGGCGCCCTCATGCGGCTTGGGGAAGCGGCCCGAATCGATGCGGAACTGGCGCGACGCTATCGCGGCTTGGCGCCGCGCATTGCCCAGGTCAATGAGGCATTGCTCGAATCGATGCCCCCCGACTCGCTCAGCACCATGCTTTTGCGCGGCGCGCTGGATCTGCTCGGTGGTGACGACGAAATCGTGCCGAGCTTCGCACGGATGGCGGCGACCTTTTTCGCGCCGTTACGCGAGCGCCACGCCGATGTGCTGACCACGGCTCAGCAGACCACCTCGCTCTACAAGTGGATCGAAGACCTGATCGCGCGCGCCCGCGAAGCCGGCGAGGGTGAGCCGCTGTCCGGTGACGCGGACCGCATGCGCAATGATCTGATCAGCAGCCGCATGAAGGCCGCCGAGGGCCCCGACGGTTCGATGGGCGAGGATGGCGAAGAGGCGGACGGCGGGGGCGAGCCGGACCAGAAGCTCAGCATGGAAACCTCCGGCCAACAGAGCAAAGGCAGCAAGGGTCGCGCCTTGTCTCCCGAGGAGCTGCGCAAGCTCATCGAACAAGGTGCGCAGATTCGTCCGTCACAGGGTGATGGCAACGTCGACGGCGAGGGCATGTACCTGACCCAGCTCACCGGCAAGCAGATGAGCGAACTCGAGCAGATGCGCGAGCAACTCGCGGAAGTAGGTTCGATGACGGGGCAGGGCCGCCTGATGCTTGCGCGCAATCGGCAGGACTCGTACTACGCCTACGACGAGTGGGACTATGTGCTCGGCGACTATCGGCGCAACTGGTGCCGGTTGCGGGAGATCCCGCTGGCCGGTGACGACGGTGATTTTTACAACAGTACCCTAAGTCGCTATTCGGAACTGCTCCCGATAATTCGGCGTAACTTCCAGCGCATCCGTCCCGCATCGTATCGGATGGTGCGCGGGCTCGAGGACGGGGAAGAGATAGACCTGGACCGCAGTATCGAGGCACGGGTGTCGCGGCGGATGGGCGAAATTCCCGATCCCCGCGTCTACAAAGCGCGTAAAAAGGAATCGCGCGATGTCGCCACCTTGTTCCTGCTCGACATGTCGGCTTCGACCGACGAACCGATTCATCGCGAGCCGCGCAAGTACAATGAGGATGACGATCCTGACGATTGGATGAAGGCCTGGCAGCGCAGGCCGCAGGCCGCCCAGCGTCCGCGCCGCATCATCGACGTCAACAAGGAAGCGTTGGTCATCATGGCCCAGTCGCTGGAGGAGTTGGGTGACCAGTATGCGATCATGGGCTTTTCCGGTCATGGCCGCGACAACGTGGAATTCTACGTGATCAAGGAATTTGACCAGGAACTGTCTGATGAGGTCCGCGCGCGCGTGGGCGCGGTGGAACCCAAGCGATCGACCCGGATGGGCGCGGCGATTCGTCACGTGCGCGAGAAGTTCAAAGACGTGAACTCGCGCGCCAAGCACGTGATCCTGCTGAGTGACGGCTTTCCCCAGGACTTCGACTACGGACACGACCGCAGGTCCAACGCGTACGGAATTCAGGACACCATGGTCGCGCTCAAGGAACTCGAGCTGGCCGGGGTACTGCCGTTTTGTATCACGGTCGACAAAACCGGTCACGACTATCTGCGCCAGATGTGCCAGTCCTCGCGGTACCTGGTGATCGAAGACATAACCTCCCTGCCGCGCCAACTTCCCAAAGTGTACGAGCAGGTGGTCCGCTGGTAG
- a CDS encoding nucleotidyltransferase family protein, whose protein sequence is MGRDERPAGGQDGDLTRQVGRLRGYLSHNQVIAEILQKAPSLAMANWYLGAGCIAQTVWNFLHGFEPTFGIKDYDLVYHYASDLSLEAQTRYQERANEFFAHLHATVEIQNEARVHLWYAEHFGYEIAPYESVEAAINTWPTTATCVGVRTTSAGGLHVCAPFGLTDLFNMIVRPNKMQITKELYEAKTERWTRLWPKLQRLPWD, encoded by the coding sequence TTGGGTCGCGATGAGCGACCGGCCGGCGGCCAGGATGGCGACCTCACCCGGCAGGTGGGGCGCCTGCGCGGGTATCTGAGCCACAACCAGGTCATCGCTGAGATTTTGCAGAAGGCGCCGTCCCTGGCGATGGCCAATTGGTACTTGGGCGCAGGATGCATCGCGCAGACGGTCTGGAATTTCCTGCATGGTTTCGAGCCCACCTTCGGCATCAAGGATTACGATCTGGTTTATCACTACGCCTCCGACCTCTCGCTCGAAGCGCAAACGCGCTACCAAGAGCGTGCAAACGAATTCTTCGCCCACCTGCATGCCACGGTAGAAATTCAAAACGAAGCGCGCGTGCATCTTTGGTACGCCGAGCACTTTGGCTACGAAATCGCGCCCTACGAATCCGTGGAAGCCGCGATCAACACCTGGCCGACGACCGCGACCTGCGTGGGCGTCAGAACCACAAGCGCTGGAGGCTTGCACGTCTGCGCCCCGTTTGGATTGACCGACCTGTTTAACATGATCGTTCGACCCAACAAGATGCAAATCACCAAGGAGCTTTACGAAGCCAAGACCGAGCGCTGGACCAGGTTGTGGCCCAAACTGCAACGACTGCCGTGGGATTAG
- the gpmI gene encoding 2,3-bisphosphoglycerate-independent phosphoglycerate mutase produces MSPRPPVVALIIFDGWGIREAREANAIAMARTPIMDHLLRTQAHSEIDASGESVGLPPGVMGNSEVGHLTIGSGRVIYQDVMRITKAIGQSTFASNPVLLDTIKNSRGHSLHLWGLLSDGSVHSHIDHLFALLDLAAQNGAEEIAVHAVLDGRDKPPRSALPFIDGLEAKLKQIGRGRIATVSGRYYAMDRDRRWERTERAWRAMVLGEAPRAKSARAAAEASYANDKSDEFVEPVIIGTPAPMVDGDQVACFNFRADRARQLTAALVRPDFSGFPRPRTPGIGYVCMTEYDRSFGLPLAFGPEDVRNTLAEVLGKAGIANLRVAETEKYAHVTYFLNGGVEKPFPYEERALIPSAKVATYDLEPAMRAQAIAERAASEIAGGKFGVVVMNFANPDMVGHTGKLEATVKAVETTDVALGIVIDALTRRGGAALITADHGNAEFMADPQTGQPHTAHTTYPVPLILCDDSYHGSLRAGGTLSDIAPTLLGMLGLTIPPEMTGRDLRDFGSR; encoded by the coding sequence ATGAGTCCGCGGCCGCCGGTCGTCGCGCTGATCATCTTCGACGGATGGGGCATACGCGAGGCGCGCGAGGCAAATGCGATCGCGATGGCGCGCACTCCGATTATGGACCACTTGCTCAGGACCCAGGCGCACAGCGAAATCGATGCCTCGGGGGAGTCGGTCGGCCTCCCGCCCGGCGTCATGGGTAACTCCGAGGTCGGGCATCTGACCATCGGCTCTGGACGCGTCATCTACCAGGACGTGATGCGCATCACCAAGGCTATCGGGCAGAGTACGTTCGCGTCGAACCCTGTGTTGCTCGACACGATCAAGAACTCGCGCGGGCACTCGTTACACTTGTGGGGATTGCTCTCCGATGGAAGTGTTCACAGTCATATTGATCATCTGTTTGCGCTCCTTGATCTCGCGGCGCAAAACGGAGCCGAAGAGATCGCAGTTCATGCGGTACTCGATGGACGCGACAAACCGCCCCGCTCCGCCCTTCCCTTCATCGACGGGCTCGAAGCGAAGCTGAAGCAGATAGGGCGCGGCCGGATCGCCACCGTCAGCGGCCGATACTACGCGATGGATCGTGATCGGCGCTGGGAGCGGACCGAGCGCGCCTGGCGAGCCATGGTCTTGGGTGAAGCGCCCCGCGCGAAGTCAGCGCGCGCGGCCGCCGAGGCTTCCTATGCGAACGACAAGAGTGACGAATTCGTCGAGCCGGTGATCATTGGCACACCAGCGCCGATGGTCGATGGGGACCAGGTTGCGTGTTTCAACTTCCGCGCCGACCGCGCCCGTCAGTTGACCGCGGCGCTCGTTCGCCCGGACTTCAGCGGATTCCCGCGGCCGCGGACACCCGGCATCGGCTACGTGTGCATGACCGAATATGATCGGAGCTTTGGCTTGCCGCTCGCATTCGGGCCCGAGGATGTGCGCAACACCCTGGCCGAGGTGCTCGGCAAAGCCGGCATCGCAAATTTGCGGGTAGCGGAGACCGAAAAATACGCTCACGTCACGTATTTTCTCAACGGCGGTGTGGAGAAGCCGTTTCCTTACGAGGAGCGTGCACTGATTCCGTCAGCGAAAGTCGCGACCTATGACTTGGAGCCGGCAATGCGTGCGCAGGCGATCGCCGAGCGCGCCGCAAGCGAGATCGCCGGGGGCAAGTTCGGCGTCGTGGTAATGAACTTCGCCAATCCGGACATGGTGGGACATACCGGCAAACTGGAAGCGACGGTCAAAGCGGTGGAAACAACCGACGTCGCGTTGGGAATCGTAATTGATGCACTGACCCGCCGCGGCGGCGCCGCGCTGATCACCGCCGACCATGGCAACGCCGAGTTCATGGCCGACCCCCAGACCGGCCAGCCCCACACCGCTCACACGACCTATCCCGTGCCGTTGATCTTGTGCGACGATTCCTACCACGGAAGTCTGCGCGCGGGTGGAACGCTTTCCGACATCGCCCCGACGCTGTTGGGGATGCTGGGTCTGACAATCCCACCCGAGATGACCGGCCGCGATCTGCGCGATTTTGGGTCGCGATGA
- the eno gene encoding phosphopyruvate hydratase yields the protein MATATAISEIRAREILDSRGNPTIEVDVRLSGGAFGHAAVPSGASTGVHEALELRDGDPRRYAGKGVLKAVTNVNQTIAAKLKGADADDQQTIDDSLIALDGTENKSRLGANAMLGISLAAAHAAAAAHNLPLYRHLNPNAHVLPVPMMNVLNGGRHADSSVDMQEFMIVPQGAPTFAEGIRAGAEVFHALARVLKGRGHSTNVGDEGGFAPSLGSNEEPIEVILEAIRQAGYQPGADVAIALDPASSEIYENGKYVFARSDKSERDASAMVRFYAQWLTKYPIVSIEDGLAEEDWEGWKVLTRELGARVQLVGDDLFVTNRKFLERGIREKAANSILIKLNQIGTLSETLKTIEIARAAGYTSVISHRSGETEDTTIADLVVATGVGQIKTGSMSRSERTAKYNRLLRIAEELGPRAVYPGAKAFERGAAR from the coding sequence ATGGCGACAGCGACGGCGATCAGCGAAATCCGCGCCCGCGAGATTCTCGACTCGCGCGGCAACCCCACTATCGAAGTCGACGTGCGGCTGTCGGGAGGTGCATTTGGTCATGCCGCGGTGCCTTCTGGCGCATCTACCGGGGTGCATGAGGCGCTGGAGCTGCGCGACGGCGATCCCAGGCGCTACGCCGGCAAGGGCGTGCTCAAGGCAGTCACCAACGTGAATCAGACGATCGCCGCGAAGCTCAAGGGGGCGGATGCCGACGACCAGCAGACGATCGACGATAGCTTGATCGCGCTGGACGGGACGGAGAATAAATCCCGGCTCGGTGCCAATGCGATGCTTGGTATCTCACTCGCGGCGGCTCACGCGGCGGCGGCGGCCCACAATCTTCCGCTCTACCGCCATCTGAATCCCAACGCGCACGTCCTCCCGGTCCCGATGATGAACGTGCTTAATGGCGGGCGGCATGCCGACTCCAGCGTCGACATGCAGGAGTTCATGATCGTTCCGCAGGGTGCGCCGACCTTCGCCGAGGGTATCCGCGCCGGTGCGGAAGTCTTTCATGCGCTCGCCCGAGTTCTAAAAGGGCGTGGTCACTCGACCAACGTCGGGGATGAAGGCGGGTTCGCGCCAAGCCTTGGCAGCAACGAAGAGCCGATCGAGGTGATCCTGGAAGCCATCCGCCAGGCCGGCTACCAGCCCGGTGCAGATGTCGCGATCGCGCTCGACCCCGCATCGAGCGAGATCTACGAGAACGGAAAGTACGTGTTCGCGCGCTCGGACAAAAGTGAGCGCGACGCCTCTGCGATGGTGAGGTTTTATGCCCAGTGGCTGACCAAGTATCCGATCGTATCGATCGAGGACGGTTTAGCCGAGGAAGACTGGGAGGGCTGGAAGGTGCTGACTCGCGAGCTGGGCGCGCGTGTGCAACTGGTCGGCGATGACCTGTTCGTCACCAATCGGAAGTTTCTGGAGCGTGGCATTCGCGAGAAGGCGGCGAACTCGATTTTGATCAAGCTTAACCAGATTGGCACGCTCAGCGAGACGCTGAAGACCATCGAAATCGCGCGCGCTGCCGGATACACATCGGTCATCTCCCATCGCTCGGGCGAGACCGAGGACACCACCATCGCGGACCTGGTCGTAGCGACCGGCGTCGGGCAGATCAAGACCGGCTCCATGAGCCGGAGCGAGCGAACCGCCAAATACAATCGCCTTCTGCGGATCGCCGAAGAGCTGGGCCCACGCGCAGTCTATCCGGGCGCGAAAGCGTTTGAGCGGGGGGCTGCGCGATGA
- a CDS encoding peptidase E, with product MPERHIVAMGGGGFSMDGDNPLLDDFVLSLARTRTQPRICFIATASGDNDGYIARFHEVFPPARARATHLKFFARTVVDLRNFVLEQDVIYVGGGSTANLLAVWRLHGLDRALRAAWNRGTVLAGLSAGAICWFEHGVTDSFGHRLRRLDGGLGFLHGGFCPHYDGEAARRPALHGLIRGGFVPTFALDDGAGAHFVGTRLKEIVSSRPKARAFRVTRKRGSVVETPLKVRYLGA from the coding sequence ATGCCTGAGCGTCATATCGTGGCGATGGGAGGCGGCGGCTTCTCCATGGACGGCGACAATCCGCTACTGGACGACTTCGTATTGTCGCTCGCACGGACCCGGACGCAACCGCGCATATGTTTTATCGCAACGGCGAGTGGCGATAACGACGGCTACATCGCACGCTTTCATGAAGTTTTCCCGCCCGCGCGGGCGCGAGCGACTCATCTCAAGTTCTTCGCACGCACGGTGGTGGACTTAAGGAACTTCGTCCTTGAACAGGATGTTATCTACGTCGGTGGCGGCAGTACCGCCAATCTGCTCGCCGTGTGGAGGCTGCACGGATTGGATCGAGCACTGCGCGCAGCGTGGAACCGCGGGACAGTGTTGGCCGGTCTGAGTGCCGGCGCAATCTGTTGGTTCGAGCATGGCGTTACTGATTCGTTTGGGCACCGTTTGCGGCGGCTGGATGGCGGGCTGGGTTTTCTGCACGGCGGATTCTGCCCGCACTACGACGGCGAAGCGGCGCGGCGTCCCGCGCTCCATGGTCTCATTCGCGGCGGATTTGTACCGACCTTCGCGCTCGACGACGGCGCCGGGGCGCATTTCGTCGGGACTCGCCTCAAGGAGATAGTTTCCTCGCGCCCCAAGGCGCGGGCATTTCGCGTGACGCGCAAACGGGGTTCAGTAGTTGAGACACCCCTTAAGGTTCGCTACCTAGGCGCTTGA
- a CDS encoding CoA transferase — MAKPLEGIKVIEIGQEIQGPFAGLFLADQGADVVKVENKETGDLSRWMAASLIGGPGVRNAAVSHYFIAMNRGKRSITADLKKPAAIEIVRRMVKAYDVLLTNYRPGVLDRLGLGYEEVRKLNPRIVYAQGSSWGPKGPWVMRPSRDTLAQAASGIMAKTGMPNDPPLAAGIFVADHTGALSLAGGILAALVARERTGTSQKVDVSIYGTMIAMQGMEINYTSITGQEPERAGRGHQFLHGVWGAFPTKDGHICIAGVDDKRWPAFCRIMGIEELEKDPEYGDNVTRNFHGEKIQSVLDLIFPKKTSKEWLAALNDADILATEVVDYRTMLQSEQARVNGYLKELDHPVAGKVLVTGTPVSINGEVETVAQMPPEHGANTEEVLLELGYSWEEIGSLRESGAV; from the coding sequence ATGGCGAAGCCGCTCGAGGGAATCAAAGTCATCGAGATTGGTCAGGAAATCCAGGGACCCTTTGCCGGCTTGTTTCTTGCCGACCAGGGTGCGGACGTGGTCAAGGTCGAAAACAAGGAGACCGGTGATCTCAGCCGCTGGATGGCAGCCTCGCTGATTGGCGGGCCCGGCGTGCGGAACGCCGCGGTGTCCCATTACTTCATCGCGATGAATCGCGGCAAACGCAGCATCACCGCCGACTTGAAGAAGCCGGCGGCTATCGAGATCGTGCGGCGAATGGTGAAAGCCTACGACGTGCTGCTTACCAACTATCGTCCCGGCGTGCTCGACAGGCTCGGACTCGGCTACGAGGAGGTGCGCAAGCTGAACCCGCGCATCGTGTATGCGCAGGGCAGTTCGTGGGGACCAAAGGGGCCATGGGTGATGCGGCCGAGTCGCGACACGCTGGCGCAGGCCGCCAGCGGGATCATGGCCAAGACGGGAATGCCCAACGATCCTCCGCTTGCCGCGGGAATCTTCGTCGCAGATCACACCGGTGCGCTGAGCCTGGCGGGAGGAATACTCGCGGCGCTGGTGGCGCGCGAGCGGACCGGAACGAGCCAAAAGGTCGATGTGTCGATCTACGGCACGATGATCGCGATGCAGGGGATGGAGATTAACTACACCTCGATAACGGGCCAGGAGCCGGAGCGCGCCGGCCGCGGTCATCAGTTCCTGCACGGCGTGTGGGGCGCCTTCCCGACCAAGGATGGCCATATCTGTATCGCCGGGGTCGACGACAAACGCTGGCCGGCGTTCTGCAGAATCATGGGAATCGAAGAGCTGGAAAAAGATCCCGAGTACGGCGACAACGTAACGCGCAACTTCCATGGCGAGAAAATCCAGTCGGTGCTCGATTTGATCTTCCCCAAGAAGACCAGCAAGGAATGGCTCGCGGCACTCAACGACGCGGATATTCTGGCCACCGAGGTGGTCGATTACCGCACCATGCTCCAGAGCGAACAGGCGCGGGTCAACGGGTACCTGAAGGAACTCGACCATCCAGTAGCGGGCAAGGTGCTGGTCACCGGAACCCCGGTGTCGATCAACGGAGAGGTCGAGACCGTCGCGCAGATGCCGCCCGAGCACGGCGCCAACACCGAGGAAGTCCTGCTCGAACTAGGGTATTCGTGGGAAGAGATTGGTTCGCTGCGCGAGTCCGGCGCGGTTTGA
- a CDS encoding methyltransferase domain-containing protein, with product MEHSIYEFPNIFRRVHMEEPREIAQEVGFLRRIWREHLDRPVNRVLDLACGNSPHGQLLARAGIEVVGIDRSKTMIAAGCRESAGLEGIRFYRRPIERFRLPEQRFDAAFFMSETFPVMTENHDIVSHLRSVGRLLKRGALYCIDVDRQDGIRATRAHKLWDRSLRVDDARVEVRGVHRPMPWYSGVYSNFEISCSIRFPGRRVNTRDVVPIRYTLPCTLELLGRASRMFEMIATYTDLSFTKPLSRCQRRWWGVLRRV from the coding sequence ATGGAACACAGTATCTATGAGTTCCCGAATATTTTTCGCCGGGTACACATGGAGGAGCCGCGCGAAATCGCACAGGAAGTGGGCTTTCTGCGCCGCATTTGGCGCGAGCATCTAGACCGTCCCGTGAACCGGGTCCTCGACCTTGCCTGTGGCAACTCCCCTCACGGGCAACTCCTCGCACGAGCCGGTATCGAGGTAGTCGGCATCGATAGATCGAAGACCATGATCGCCGCCGGATGCCGCGAATCCGCCGGCCTCGAAGGTATCCGCTTCTATCGGCGGCCCATCGAGCGATTTCGCCTCCCCGAACAGCGCTTCGATGCCGCATTCTTCATGTCGGAAACCTTTCCGGTCATGACCGAGAACCACGATATCGTGTCCCATCTGCGCAGCGTGGGCCGGTTGCTCAAACGGGGCGCGCTTTACTGCATCGACGTCGATCGGCAGGACGGCATCCGGGCCACGCGCGCGCACAAGTTGTGGGACCGATCACTGCGGGTCGACGATGCTAGGGTGGAGGTGCGCGGGGTGCATCGCCCGATGCCGTGGTATTCCGGCGTCTACTCCAATTTCGAAATCTCGTGTTCGATTCGATTCCCCGGGCGGCGGGTCAATACCCGCGACGTGGTTCCGATTCGCTACACGCTGCCGTGCACGCTGGAGTTGCTCGGTCGGGCATCGCGGATGTTTGAAATGATCGCAACCTACACCGATCTGTCATTTACGAAACCGCTGTCGA